In the genome of Pseudomonas sp. P5_109, one region contains:
- a CDS encoding DUF1652 domain-containing protein, which yields MNKGFSKVTFPNACQLMRWHFHPMGFEASMDAPGSMIARLFDRATGETMIAIAGIPCATVMNAADVERIIEAVEDELEAFVPPQALRSYA from the coding sequence ATGAATAAAGGGTTCAGTAAGGTCACGTTTCCAAACGCCTGCCAGCTGATGCGCTGGCATTTTCATCCCATGGGTTTCGAGGCGAGCATGGACGCGCCGGGCAGCATGATTGCCCGTCTTTTTGATCGTGCCACTGGCGAGACCATGATCGCCATTGCCGGCATTCCGTGCGCCACCGTCATGAATGCCGCGGATGTAGAACGAATAATCGAAGCGGTTGAGGATGAGCTTGAAGCCTTCGTTCCACCCCAAGCCCTCAGAAGTTATGCCTGA